AAACGTACCGACGGTCCTACACGCACGCGAAACCACCTTATTCCTACATTTCGCTCATCACCATGGCCATACAGAACAATCCGACGCGGATGCTCACGCTCTCCGAGATCTACCAGTTCATAATGGACCTGTTCCCGTTCTACAGGCAGAATCAGCAACGCTGGCAGAACTCTATTCGGCATTCGCTCTCGTTCAACGACTGCTTCGTCAAAGTGCCGCGGACGCCCGACAAGCCCGGAAAAGGATCGTTTTGGACGCTGCATCCGGACAGCGGGAACATGTTCGAAAACGGATGTTTCCTGCGGCGACAGAAACGTTTCAAAGACGAGAAGAAGGAAGTCATCAGACAGGCGCAAAAGGCGACGCATGGACACGGGCACCACGGGCACGAGAAGCGCGGTGATCACCACGAGAAAACGGGAGACGCGCGAGGTGTCGGAGAAGAGAAGGAGATGCGGGATGACTTGCTGGCTCAGTTGCACGCAGCGCCTGAGCTGTGTCTACCGGAGCATGCCCCGTTGGCCCTGGAGCACTACGCGCAGCTGAAGCAAGAACCCCCGGGGTACGCGCCAGCGCCGCACCCCTTCAGCATCACGCGGCTGCTGCCCGGCGCCGACACCAAGTCCGACCTCAAGATGTATGACGTTAACTACGGCTACGGCCACACCGACAACTACTACCAGTCCTCGCtgtaccaccaccaccacgcgcacgcgcagccgCCCTTGTGACAGTACCCCCTGGCGTAGACTCCTACGCCGCGTGACAAGTAAGTCCGCTGGACTCCCGATAATTACCCGTAAAATCTCATTAAATTATTGATATTGGACTCCCGGTGAGCGTGATTTGTGTTCTGGTGATATTCTAAGCCgcgtattgtgtaaatatttttttccgtcGCTTGAATAGTTGTGAGCGGCGACGGCCGCGGCGCCGCGTTAGGCATAATGTTTGTGGAAATTGTTTGGAAGTGTCCTTTTTTCAGTCAGTTATTGCTTCTTTGTCTATCAACTCTTTAGTATTGGCGAGCTTTCGTAATCAGTTGTCCGGTAAAGCAAATAGTGTGGGATAGTGGTAATCTGGTGCATTATGCGATCGATGCGATAAGGTTATCAGCGAGTTACTACGGGCCGTAGTACGCGTTGAAGTCTTTTGTTTCGCTCAAGTATCGCCCTATCATTTTATTAGACAGTTTTGTAGTATTAAGGACTGTTTTAGACTGACTAAATTCTAAAGGCAAAGTAACTGCGGACTGCCCATATATTTTCCATGGCTGTCGGAAATATTGCGATTGTAATTATAATGACGATcggcaattatttaaaaacacgtTGTGCTTGGAATGCAGTCGGATTATAACGGCCCCaaaagtagttaaaaaaataaaatacttaccatTTTTgctaatcttatattttaaaatcagtGACACGCGTTTAAAAGTTTTTAGAGCATGTGAGCGTTTATATTTCTTatttctagaaaaatatttttagaactTGTAAGCATTTTTCGAATAACGTCCGCaaaggaaatatttatttaacacacCGTAGGTATTTTGTGTTACAAACCCATTTTACCTTCTTCATTTGGAATGAAATTTCTAaattaacactttttttaactaaaagttCTCTACGTGTCtgccataaaataattaaatatattaaattgtcgtgaaatattaaaaattagatACGTCAATGTGCAATTCTAATAAAATCAACAAAGTAGATGACTTCAAATTTAAATGACGATTTACTGAGTGTTTTTTTGCCTGACAACTTATTATTTGCAAGTTATTTACTTATGGTTTGTAAAGGGTTGGTAGATAAAGATGAAAAAGTGACATCATATCGTGGACCGACGAACTGTGCAATGTCGTTTATGTAAAATGTGTATAATATACGTTAGATAGGTGAAAGAATTACCGTTCTGTCGACCATCGCATTAGTGTAGATAAGTTTTGTATATATAGTTCGTAAGGTAAATATATATGACTTATAAGTAATGGTGTTTGGTGTAAGATAGGTACCTATCCAGGCTTCTGCACTTCGAATATATATTTATGTGCAAGTGTCAAtttagcatttttattatacagTAATAGTTTGGCAAGCGCTGACATTCAGTTAGATATGACTAAAAGCATATATTTTacgttttataatttaaatacaaaaaaactcaaTAGAATTATCAAAAACCAAACCATTTAATAACAATTATCAAGTCAATTTACACAACGGAATATTATTTATACCGATGACAGAATCGTCGGTACCAGTTTAATACTGATTTCCCTCAATTTGCAAGTAGAATGTCGCTCGCCTTGGAGCTACCTTCGCTTGACCTCCACACGTGTGAGGTCTTGACAGATTCGTAAAAACTTGACGTTTTTGCGATAAAAATCGTAATCACATGATATCGACGGTAACTGTGAGATATCACGGTAACACGGCGGTGACTTTGAACATGTGGGATAACATTTGAGTAACGAAATACTGGGTATACTTATTGGCTTAAAGGACGCAGTTCCCAGGCCACAAAATCTTGGAAAAAATACTGGGCATGTAGACTTTTTTAATGCATTTTTGCCCAATCGTTACTTAAAATCATACATATATTGTTAAATATTAGGAacgattatttttgttttttttccatcaTGTTCAAAATCACATGCTGATTTTTCTTTGCGCGCGTCAATAATTCATAAATGTCCTTTAATTAGTGTTTTATAGAAGTTTGTGTGTATTATTTTTCTCATTCGAATCATGGTTTCTCTAGTGAAACTTCGtctcaacaaaaaataattatgatttgcgttaaaaaatactgaaatcaGGATTTTTCTGGCGCAAATATAAATTCGCTAGCTTGCGCATGCGGTAATGATCTACtcccgtgaaaaaaaaaatagcccaGTTCCTTATCTTGTTGAAATTTCGAGAAACCTCTTCTTTTTACATCAGTCCCATAATGGAACTAGAGAATGGAACTACTGGGATACGGGGTTATCAATGGACTATAAACAATCactttgcattttattttttgatagacttagctatcataaggtcgcgggtgagcaaagttattgtttataCACAGTAGATACATTTAGTCATTcacgttttacttttattttaaaggtaataggcaaatttattttatcttattgcCAGCACTTGCCAAACCGTTATATCTTACAtacttttaattatatttagtgaATATTTAGCGATGCTAAATTAATCCTTGTgcttataaatacatattaatgccATATTTGGATCTAGATAGGATACTTATATTATCATCTGTTAGTTTCAgagttaataaaattaagtatttacaaTAACGTTTCTTGTTTTCTTTACATACACAGTTATTC
This region of Choristoneura fumiferana chromosome 11, NRCan_CFum_1, whole genome shotgun sequence genomic DNA includes:
- the fkh gene encoding fork head box protein, which encodes MISQKLSYGDVPTSAALSSLSPGLAPPYVNGMGCMPAQPYPNLYSNNMVAGGSCMGSPGVGYSPPSTMASCMGQGGVPYGALPREQEAASPTSALQRARNDKTYRRSYTHAKPPYSYISLITMAIQNNPTRMLTLSEIYQFIMDLFPFYRQNQQRWQNSIRHSLSFNDCFVKVPRTPDKPGKGSFWTLHPDSGNMFENGCFLRRQKRFKDEKKEVIRQAQKATHGHGHHGHEKRGDHHEKTGDARGVGEEKEMRDDLLAQLHAAPELCLPEHAPLALEHYAQLKQEPPGYAPAPHPFSITRLLPGADTKSDLKMYDVNYGYGHTDNYYQSSLYHHHHAHAQPPL